Genomic DNA from Prunus dulcis unplaced genomic scaffold, ALMONDv2, whole genome shotgun sequence:
AGGAAACACATGTTTGGATGTATTCTCTCCCAGCAGATGTTTTTCATGCTTGTTTGGgattcttttttcctttataaGATGCCCTAGAGGCTTCTCCTTGTATTTTTCCCATTCTCTTTTGAAAATGTAAACATTACATGAAGACAGATATGTATTGAAATGCCTAGGTAAACGAGTAGATGTTAagttatcttcttctttttttcatcaaGCTAGAAATTGCCAAATTAGTATCATCATGATAACAACAATACATGCATGGCATGCTTCTATAAGTTTTGCTCCTTATTATTTTTCCATGAAGCTAGATCTTCCAATCCCTTGTCAACGGTGGGAAACACTGCTCTGGCCTCTCCAGTGTTCACATAAAATCAATCGTAAATCACTTCATTAGATTAGGTGCACAACTCATTAACCAAATGGTCATCACACAAAACAAATGAGTCATATATGAAACTCCATTAATATTAGGAAAAAACTTACACTCCTTAAAACTGAGGAGGAGTTCGTCTTCAAAACAAATAGACTTTTGAAACTTGGCaaattcctttaattttttttctttggaattgccttaacctttttttcttttgaagttTAACAAGTTTCAAAATCTCATTTGTTGTGAGGATGTCCTCCTCAATTTTAAGTAGCCAAGCCATACTAGACATTTTTGACATAATATGTATTCAACAAGTTAAATCACATTTTAGTACATAACAAGGTGATCCAATTCGTACATGACAGAGAACACAAGAACAAGCTTAAGGCGAACCTATGATCGAGAGTTTATAGATATTACTCAAACCATTACAACTTTATTGCATACTACTACCCTTACGATACACCTGCAACATAAGTACAGAAACTAACAAGTTATCTAATTCTCGGTTTCAGTCTCAGCAGCACCAGGTCCCCCTTTGCCATGGTGGCCATGGCCATGTCGTCCATGCCTGTGGTCATGCCCATGCCCATGGACGTGCCTATGGTCATGTCCATGCCCATGCTCGTGATCATCAAGAAAATTGTCATCATAGTTGACTGCACTCTCCTCTGatagaacaaacaaaaactttatatatatatagaaaaagagagagagagagagagagagagagatgatttTATCACTCTtcttttatccacttacattctttttgttggaaattgtATGTTCCCACTCATCTTTTGTCAACTT
This window encodes:
- the LOC117613768 gene encoding urease accessory protein UreE-like — translated: MASSKAFLLLGLAFAALLISSEVSATPTQESAVNYDDNFLDDHEHGHGHDHRHVHGHGHDHRHGRHGHGHHGKGGPGAAETETEN